Proteins from one Mercurialis annua linkage group LG7, ddMerAnnu1.2, whole genome shotgun sequence genomic window:
- the LOC126654596 gene encoding beta-glucosidase 12-like, translating into MVYKRGALPRLRYTNQKLEISMETKILLVLGILGLLAVGSLEPTESTDTPSTPVIAFDGSYFPKDFMWGVATSAYQTEGAANQHGRGPSTWDTFAHEFPERIDDGSNGDVAVNYYAYYKEDLARMKNDLGVDAFRFSISWPRIIPSGTLREGVNEEGIAFYNSVIDEALRLGLIPFVTLFHWDVPQALEDKYGGFRSPNIIADFEDYAKLCYERFGDRVKHWLTINEPYVFTVHGYEIGGLAPGRCSSWVNRACQEGDSGTEPYIVGHHVLLAHAVAYRAYKAMGQDGEIGITLDLTWPEPYDFSVAADRAAAQRNLDFAFGWFMDPLVYGYYPRIMQQLVTGNRLPEFTKKEIVSLKGSYDFIGINYYTANYASPNTSAPSDPTHIRYATDGHYNLTKYREGKPIGEQVSPSWLYVFPEGLRYVLNYTKDAYKNPIIYVTENGIGDNNALSPEETVNDTWRINYFKSHVWNVLKSICDHGVNVKGYFAWSFIDNYEWSNGYTVRMGLYGVDRAKSLDRFPKNSVAWWKEFLSKKPSSDGPKCISPKKKTSIDDEL; encoded by the exons ATGGTGTATAAAAGGGGTGCATTGCCAAGATTAAGATACACCAATCAAAAGCTTGAAATAAGTATGGAAACTAAAATCTTGCTTGTACTAGGAATACTAGGGTTGCTTGCAGTGGGCTCACTGGAGCCTACTGAGTCTACAGATACTCCTTCTACTCCAGTTATTGCGTTTGATGGTAGTTATTTCCCGAAAGATTTCATGTGGGGAGTGGCTACATCAGCTTATCAg ACCGAAGGTGCAGCAAACCAACATGGTAGAGGACCTAGTACTTGGGATACATTTGCGCACGAGTTCCCAG AAAGGATCGACGACGGGAGCAATGGAGATGTTGCAGTCAACTATTATGCTTACTACaag GAGGACCTGGCAAGAATGAAGAACGATTTGGGTGTCGATGCTTTTAGATTCTCTATTTCATGGCCAAGAATAATACCCA GTGGGACATTAAGAGAAGGAGTCAACGAGGAAGGGATCGCGTTTTATAATAGTGTTATCGATGAAGCTTTAAGACTTG GCTTGATACCATTCGTGACTCTCTTTCATTGGGATGTTCCTCAAGCCCTTGAAGATAAATACGGTGGCTTTAGAAGTCCTAACATTAT AGCTGATTTTGAGGATTATGCAAAACTTTGCTACGAAAGATTCGGAGATAGAGTGAAGCATTGGCTAACTATTAACGAACCATACGTTTTTACTGTTCATGGCTACGAAATTGGCGGTTTGGCCCCAGGCCGATGCTCATCTTGGGTAAATAGAGCTTGCCAAGAAGGAGACTCAGGAACTGAACCTTATATCGTAGGTCATCATGTGCTCCTTGCTCATGCAGTGGCTTACCGAGCATATAAGGCTATG GGTCAAGATGGCGAGATTGGAATAACACTAGATCTAACATGGCCCGAACCTTATGACTTCAGTGTCGCAGCCGATCGTGCAGCTGCCCAAAGGAACCTTGATTTCGCTTTTGGTTG GTTTATGGATCCCTTGGTGTATGGTTATTATCCAAGAATAATGCAACAATTGGTTACTGGAAATAGATTGCCTGAATTCACCAAGAAAGAAATTGTCTCGTTGAAGGGATCATATGATTTTATCGGCATCAACTACTACACTGCAAATTATGCTTCTCCCAATACTTCAGCTCCTTCTGATCCAACTCATATTAGATATGCAACTGATGGACATTATAATTTGACAA AATACAGAGAGGGCAAACCCATTGGCGAACAA GTTTCTCCATCTTGGTTGTATGTGTTCCCAGAAGGACTTCGATATGTTTTGAACTATACCAAAGACGCGTAcaaaaatccaattatttaCGTTACAGAAAATG GAATCGGTGACAATAACGCTCTCTCCCCCGAAGAAACCGTAAACGATACATGGAggattaactattttaaaagcCATGTTTGGAATGTGCTTAAATCCATTTG TGATCATGGTGTTAATGTGAAAGGCTACTTTGCTTGGTCATTTATCGACAACTACGAATGGTCAAATGGATACACTGTTAGAATGGGACTGTACGGTGTGGATAGGGCAAAAAGTCTAGATAGGTTCCCGAAAAATTCGGTTGCTTGGTGGAAGGAGTTTTTGAGCAAGAAACCATCCTCTGACGGACCCAAATGCATAAGTCCTAAAAAGAAGACATCCATTGATGACGAGCTGTAG